The following are from one region of the Sorghum bicolor cultivar BTx623 chromosome 2, Sorghum_bicolor_NCBIv3, whole genome shotgun sequence genome:
- the LOC110432381 gene encoding fasciclin-like arabinogalactan protein 7, translated as MMGSKAAIFATAAVLAVLFSAPALAQKSSPPAPAPVSLPPTPAPAPAPAPHYVDLAELLSVAGPFHTFLNYLEKTDVIETFQGQANNTKVGITIFVPKDSAFAALKKSTFTNLTSDQLKTLLLYHAFPKFYSLAEFKNLSSLNPVNTFAGAPYTLNLTDDMGSIYVQSMWSRPKIASSVYATKPVAIYALNKVLLPMQLFSKDPPLAPAPAPAPESGASDAPSPAAGKAGGLAGGKGDSTSAAAHSTGAVGVASSLLLAAAGCLMVLQW; from the coding sequence ATGATGGGGTCCAAAGCTGCAATCTTCGCCACGGCGGCTGTACTGGCCGTCCTCTTCTCCGCCCCGGCATTGGCTCAGAAGAGCAGCCCGCCCGCGCCGGCGCCCGTGTCACTGCCGCCGaccccggcgccggcgccggcgccggcgccgcactACGTGGACCTGGCGGAGCTCCTGAGCGTGGCCGGGCCGTTCCACACGTTCCTCAACTACCTGGAGAAGACGGACGTGATCGAGACCTTCCAGGGGCAGGCCAACAACACCAAGGTGGGCATCACCATCTTCGTGCCCAAGGACTCGGCGTTCGCGGCGCTCAAGAAGTCCACCTTCACCAACCTCACCTCCGACCAGCTCAAGACGCTGCTCCTGTACCACGCGTTCCCCAAGTTCTACTCCCTGGCCGAGTTCAAGAACCTGAGCTCGCTCAACCCGGTGAACACCTTCGCCGGTGCGCCCTACACGCTCAACCTCACCGACGACATGGGCAGCATCTACGTGCAGTCCATGTGGTCCAGGCCCAAGATCGCCAGCAGCGTCTACGCCACCAAGCCCGTCGCCATCTACGCGCTCAACAAGGTGCTCCTGCCCATGCAGCTCTTCAGCAAGGACCCGCCGCTCGCGCCGgcccccgcgcccgcgccggaGTCCGGGGCGTCCGATGCGCCCAGCCCGGCGGCCGGCAAAGCAGGCGGGCTGGCCGGCGGCAAGGGTGACTCGACGAGCGCCGCCGCGCACAGCACTGGTGCCGTCGGCGTCgccagttccttgctgctcgcTGCCGCAGGGTGCTTGATGGTTCTCCAGTGGTGA